A region of the Candidatus Bathyarchaeota archaeon genome:
CGCCTATTCGAACTAATCGACTAACCAACTATTATTTATTATTTATTGTATTGGTCGGTTAGTTGGTTCACTTCAATTAATTTAGATCCATTTGGTTTCCATCTCTTTAATCGATCTGAGGTGTGGATCGTCGGTTAAGCATTTTGCATTTAATGAGAGGCTTGTAGCCGCTATTATGGTGTCGGCCATCGGTATCCCATATTTATGCCTCAATTCGGCGGAGGTCTTCGCGATCTCGGCGTCCACGTTGACTATCCGGAAATCCTTTTCTAAGAGGGCAGCCCTTAAAATCGCTGTTTCACGTCCTTCCTTTTTAAGCGTTAACTGATAGATTTCGTGGATCACTACGGCTGAAATATATTTCCTCCTAGTCCCCCTCAACTCCTCCTTGATTTTTCGGAGCACCTCGCCATCCTTAGAGTAGTAGTATTCGATTAAGAACCTGGTGTCATAGTTAGCCTTGGACATCTTCCCCTCTGAGTTCATCTAGAAGCCTCTTCATCTCCTCCGGAGATGCGTATTCCGCTCCGGATCCGGCGAGGCTCAAAGTCGATCTCCCAGGTTTAAATAGGATGCCCTCATCGGCTTCTGTTACTTCCCTGTCCCCCTCCTCGATCCCATACTTCTCCCTGAGTTTAGCTGGGATGGTCGTCTGTCCCTTCCTCGTCACCACCACTTCGTATTTCACGTCTTATCCCAAGTACTACTATTTCAGGGTACTACCAATACGGTACTACCAATACAAGCATTTCCTCGAACCATCCTCCCCACTCCAAATATCACCGAAATTATGAGGGCAACTACCATCATCGAGACCAGATAATATAGGGGGCCCGTCCTCGTCTCGAAGACCGGGAAAACCACGTACGTTGACAAGTTCACCATGGTATGGAATAGTAGGGCGGCGAAGACGCTGCCGCCCGTATTGTTGTAAATCCAAGTGAACAATATCGACATGAAGACCATGGTGGCGGTCGAGCCGAGGAGCATTCCCGTAGCGGCTTGGTATTGAGGCCCTGGAGGCTGGATCATAAAGTTCAACGGTAGATGCCATAAAGCCCACACCACCCCAACCGCTACGCTGGATGCGAGGGCGGAGCAGCGCATCTGAAGCCTGGGGAGCGCGTAGCCCCTCCATCCAAACTCCTCCTGGAAGGGTCCTCCGAGGAAGAATATGTAGGCGAAGTTCCATGGGATCAGCCAAGGCCTAGACAACACGGCAAGCTCAGGAACCGCTTCCCCGCTCAACCATGCCAAGAAGAGGGAGAAACCGGCGATACCCGGCATCAATAAGAATATCGGGACATACCATATCATCTTTCCAATCCTAGGGTCGAACCCCCTCCTCAATAGTTCCTTCACGCCTCCGCCTCCCCTACGCATATAGGTTAGCAGGAAAGCCGTTAGGGAGGGGCCGAAGGGAGCCGCGTAAAGGTTCAAGCCCCGGATCTGCAGAAACCAGAAGAACCAGGACCACGCGAAGGCGACCGGGAAGAACAGCCATAAACCACCATCTTCGGACCGGCCTCCCCCCATCTAAGACAGAGCCTCCCCTTATTCCATAATAATAAAAAAATCAAAGTAATAAAAATCGAAATAGAATTATAAGCTTATACTCACTTACGATGCCGAAGAAGAAATTAAAGTGGGTAGATGCCGGCTTTTACTTAGTTAGGCAGGGTCGCCGAATCCGTTAAAAACTCAAGGGTTTAAAATATGATTTGAGAGCATACATATAACCTTGGTTTTCGATGCTTTAAGGGGAAGGCTTGGATCGAAAGTTCAACTTTTCCTCCATCCATCTATTATATCTCTCGAATACATTGGCCGGGATGGGGTTTAAAACGGCAACCTCCCTAACCTTCCTAGCCAACTCCCCGTCGACGCTGTATATCACTGGGGCTCCATGGATCCTCGCCAAGTAGATTATGTATCCATCCCAGGATTCTATCTTAT
Encoded here:
- a CDS encoding AbrB/MazE/SpoVT family DNA-binding domain-containing protein, translating into MKYEVVVTRKGQTTIPAKLREKYGIEEGDREVTEADEGILFKPGRSTLSLAGSGAEYASPEEMKRLLDELRGEDVQG
- a CDS encoding CPBP family intramembrane metalloprotease, yielding MGGGRSEDGGLWLFFPVAFAWSWFFWFLQIRGLNLYAAPFGPSLTAFLLTYMRRGGGGVKELLRRGFDPRIGKMIWYVPIFLLMPGIAGFSLFLAWLSGEAVPELAVLSRPWLIPWNFAYIFFLGGPFQEEFGWRGYALPRLQMRCSALASSVAVGVVWALWHLPLNFMIQPPGPQYQAATGMLLGSTATMVFMSILFTWIYNNTGGSVFAALLFHTMVNLSTYVVFPVFETRTGPLYYLVSMMVVALIISVIFGVGRMVRGNACIGSTVLVVP
- a CDS encoding PIN domain-containing protein, with product MNSEGKMSKANYDTRFLIEYYYSKDGEVLRKIKEELRGTRRKYISAVVIHEIYQLTLKKEGRETAILRAALLEKDFRIVNVDAEIAKTSAELRHKYGIPMADTIIAATSLSLNAKCLTDDPHLRSIKEMETKWI